Genomic segment of Mycolicibacterium sarraceniae:
CCACGCCCTGCCTCAGCGATGCTGGCGGATAAACCGGCAGCCCTACGCGCCTACGCCGCTCCTCCTGTGCCGGGTCGGCCGAGGGTGCCGCGTGGGGACGGTCGAGGTACACGCGGTTCGTCGGCGAGATGAGCAACTTCGCGCCCTGCTCCAGCGCCCTGGGCACGTCCTCGGTCGATTTAGCGAGTGCCTCGAGCAGGATCGGTAGGAACTCCGCCGGCACGGCCGACTGGAACGCCTCGCTGCCCGTGATGCTCTCCGTCTCGGCAGGATCCATCCAGTACTGGACGAGGACATCGCCGTCGATCGCGGCCCGCGCGATCTCCTGCCACCCGACCGCGAGGCGTCCGCGAGCGCGCACCAGCTCGATGACCTTCTCGACGAACGTCGCATGGGCCGTGTCTGGCATTCCGAACGCCTCGTCGCCGCCGATATGCACGTAGGCGCTGGCCGGGAACTGAGAAATGACTGCGTCGAGCACGTCCTCGACGAACGCCCACACCTCAGGCCGACCGGGATCCAGGTTGCTGATCGCTGGCAGCGAGCCGATTCCCTCGGCTTCCAGCGGGCCCGAGCCCATCGGTGTGAGCCCGCCGAGTTCGGGGTAGGCGTGGAACGCCGCTGATGCGTGGCCCGGCATGTCGATCTCCGGCACGACCGTGACAAACCGCTCGGCTGCGTAGGCCACCAGTGCGGCGATCTCGTGCAAACGGTAGAAGCCACCGGGGCGATCACCGAGCGCGCCCCGTGCACCGACCTCGGTCAGCAGTGGTCGGCTCGGGACCTCCACCCGCCAGCCCTGGTCGTCGGTGAGATGCAGGTGCAGGACATTGAGCTTATAGAGCGAGCACATATCGATCACGCGCCGCACGGTCTCGGGTGAGTGGAAGGTGCGGGCCACATCGAGTGAGAGCCCGCGCCACGCGAAACGGGGGCTGTCGGCGATCCGCGCGCCCCGGAGTTCTGCGCGTCCACCCTCGAGTTGGGCGACCAGAAGCTGTCGCAGGGTGGTGGTGCCACGGAAGACGGCTTCGGCCGTGGCACCCCAGACGCGGACGCCGTCGGCGTCGATCTCCAGGGCGTGCCGCTCGTCAGCATCTTCGGTCACCGAGCGGCCGTCTGCGCGCACCCCGCTGGTCGGCGCGAGCCCGGCGAGCCCTCCCTCACTTATCGCGAGCGTGATCGCCGGCGGACCGCCCGGGGCGATTCCTTCCGTCACGACCGGGAGCTCGATCCCTGTGTCGGCCCGCAGATCCGCGGCGAACCGCTGGGCGACGGGTCCGAGGATCGGCCCTAACGCGACGACCGGCATTCCATCGGCGACGATCACGCTGCCATCGGCCAGCTCCATGACGGCTGGGCGGGGGATGACGGGCAATGGCATGTTGCTACTCTCAGCTGCAGTTACTTGTGACGGCTACGTTGCGCTCTGGGCCCATAGCCCACCAAAAACGTTTTCCAGGCTCTGCTCTCGCAGCCCATCCGCGAA
This window contains:
- a CDS encoding beta-N-acetylhexosaminidase; the protein is MPLPVIPRPAVMELADGSVIVADGMPVVALGPILGPVAQRFAADLRADTGIELPVVTEGIAPGGPPAITLAISEGGLAGLAPTSGVRADGRSVTEDADERHALEIDADGVRVWGATAEAVFRGTTTLRQLLVAQLEGGRAELRGARIADSPRFAWRGLSLDVARTFHSPETVRRVIDMCSLYKLNVLHLHLTDDQGWRVEVPSRPLLTEVGARGALGDRPGGFYRLHEIAALVAYAAERFVTVVPEIDMPGHASAAFHAYPELGGLTPMGSGPLEAEGIGSLPAISNLDPGRPEVWAFVEDVLDAVISQFPASAYVHIGGDEAFGMPDTAHATFVEKVIELVRARGRLAVGWQEIARAAIDGDVLVQYWMDPAETESITGSEAFQSAVPAEFLPILLEALAKSTEDVPRALEQGAKLLISPTNRVYLDRPHAAPSADPAQEERRRRVGLPVYPPASLRQGVEWDPIDAALGVDSDEQVAGVEAAAWGETVTDRDDLEFLLMPRLAGVGEKAWAISGATDWDEFALRLAPHATAWDRRGWEWFRSQELPAAVTARPVSG